One part of the Cryptomeria japonica unplaced genomic scaffold, Sugi_1.0 HiC_scaffold_66, whole genome shotgun sequence genome encodes these proteins:
- the LOC131045877 gene encoding pathogenesis-related thaumatin-like protein 3.8, which produces MATVSNLALFLVARLAISLYMPEAGAVKFNIRNQCGYTVWAAGLPGGGQQLNQGQTWTVNLPAGTQSGKFWGRTGCSFDARGRGSCKTGDCGGQLSCQATGAVPTTLAEYTLNGTSNQYFYDISLVNGFNVPLFITPTNTQCTAPACKADVNAVCPTELKVDGGCQSACTVFQTDQYCCRGTYVGNCHATNYSVVFKNQCPQAYSYAKDDDINVE; this is translated from the exons ATGGCAACAGTATCCAATCTTGCGCTTTTTCTTGTGGCGAGACTGGCCATCTCTTTATATATGCCAG AGGCGGGAGCAGTTAAGTTTAATATACGGAACCAGTGCGGGTACACAGTCTGGGCGGCGGGATTACCCGGAGGAGGGCAGCAGCTGAACCAGGGTCAGACATGGACGGTTAATTTGCCGGCGGGGACACAGTCGGGAAAATTCTGGGGCCGAACTGGCTGCTCTTTCGATGCGAGAGGCCGAGGAAGCTGTAAAACCGGTGACTGTGGCGGCCAACTGAGCTGCCAAGCCACGGGAGCCGTTCCCACCACGTTGGCCGAGTACACCCTCAATGGAACTAGCAACCAGTACTTTTACGACATCTCGCTGGTAAACGGCTTCAACGTTCCTCTTTTCATCACTCCTACCAATACTCAGTGCACCGCTCCTGCATGCAAAGCCGACGTGAATGCTGTGTGCCCCACTGAATTGAAGGTGGATGGCGGATGTCAAAGTGCCTGCACTGTCTTTCAAACTGACCAGTATTGCTGCAGAGGTACCTATGTTGGCAACTGTCATGCCACAAACTACTCGGTGGTATTCAAGAACCAGTGTCCTCAGGCCTACAGTTATGCCAAGGACGATGACATAAATGTGGAATAA